One region of Eleutherodactylus coqui strain aEleCoq1 chromosome 5, aEleCoq1.hap1, whole genome shotgun sequence genomic DNA includes:
- the LOC136628695 gene encoding tripartite motif-containing protein 60-like yields the protein MAYTFLKKEIICSLCLDIYSDPVMLHCGHSFCSGCIKTYISEQSCSGTYRCPECKQTSQTNDPLAINSKLQSIAQNWKSVENHFRLGEASCTYCLQYPSPAVKACLHRESFLCAKHLEVHSKQQEHSLDDVTSTLQNRICSTHCEILKFFCLKEKTLICTSCLTGDHRGHAVELLEVASCQRREELQKIVNHMHTEVKTLKKKANCLKEVISRNKEAAKELTAVIRSLCCGLLNCMREAAANVEADIKLQEAELFKKASDEIVSLEIKEEQLSEEIRQIEAMCNQDDLVLLLQNKLHSKLQTVHHAGLSFLDVRFDFLLVFLKLEKSFKSFAKSLPMQLTSQCLHIKWKVDVLLNSSTASNYLRVSANRKAVTYRSITSNQNKPKPGQFKTSHVLSELAFSSGRHYWEVKVGKKGVKSVGVAYPSIMKNGLDAFLGYNKQSWCLTWSEDCVVACYDSVCREIEYDTSSMSSVAVYLDYDLGTLSFYRICSPVELLFAFRNKFTQPLHAAFYVVNSWIKINP from the coding sequence ATGGCGTACACGTTCCTAAAGAAGGAGATCATCTGCTCCCTCTGCTTGGACATCTACAGCGACCCCGTGATGCTGCACTGCGGACATAGCTTCTGCAGCGGCTGCATCAAGACTTACATTAGTGAGCAGAGCTGTAGTGGCACATACCGCTGCCCGGAGTGCAAGCAAACGTCACAGACCAATGACCCGCTGGCCATCAACAGCAAGCTGCAGAGCATCGCTCAGAACTGGAAGTCAGTTGAGAATCACTTCCGTCTCGGGGAAGCCTCATGCACCTACTGCCTGCAGTATCCCAGCCCTGCCGTCAAAGCCTGCCTTCACCGTGAATCTTTTTTGTGCGCGAAGCACCTCGAGGTCCACAGCAAACAGCAGGAGCACTCGTTGGATGACGTCACGTCCACGCTGCAGAACAGGATCTGTAGCACCCATTGTGAAATCCTTAAGTTCTTCTGCCTGAAGGAAAAGACTCTCATTTGCACATCTTGCCTAACTGGCGATCACCGAGGTCACGCGGTGGAGTTGCTGGAGGTCGCCTCTTGTCAAAGAAGGGAGGAGCTTCAAAAGATCGTGAACCACATGCACACTGAAGTCAAAACGCTTAAGAAAAAAGCAAACTGTTTGAAGGAGGTGATAAGCAGAAACAAAGAGGCGGCGAAAGAGTTAACCGCTGTGATCAGATCGTTATGCTGTGGCCTTCTGAATTGCATGCGAGAAGCAGCGGCTAACGTGGAAGCTGATATTAAACTTCAAGAAGCGGAACTCTTTAAGAAAGCATCAGATGAAATAGTTTCTCTAGAGATAAAGGAAGAACAGCTGTCCGAGGAGATAAGGCAGATCGAGGCTATGTGTAACCAGGATGATCTGGTGCTCCTTCTCCAGAACAAGCTCCACTCTAAGCTGCAGACGGTCCACCATGCCGGCTTGTCCTTCTTAGATGTCCGGTTTGACTTTCTGCTTGTCTTCCTTAAACTTGAGAAGAGTTTTAAAAGTTTTGCAAAATCCCTTCCAATGCAATTGACCTCTCAATGCCTTCACATAAAGTGGAAAGTTGACGTGCTGCTTAATAGCTCCACGGCGAGCAACTACCTCAGGGTGTCGGCCAACCGCAAGGCTGTGACCTACAGATCAATTACAAGCAACCAAAATAAACCAAAGCCAGGGCAATTTAAAACCAGTCACGTTCTCAGCGAGTTGGCCTTCTCTTCTGGACGACACTACTGGGAAGTCAAAGTTGGCAAGAAAGGCGTGAAGAGTGTTGGCGTCGCCTATCCCTCCATCATGAAGAATGGCCTAGATGCGTTTCTAGGTTACAACAAGCAGTCCTGGTGCCTGACCTGGAGTGAAGACTGCGTGGTGGCCTGTTACGATTCAGTGTGTCGGGAGATCGAGTATGACAcatcctccatgtcctccgtGGCGGTGTATCTGGATTACGATCTCGGCACACTCTCCTTCTACAGGATCTGCTCCCCAGTAGAGCTACTCTTCGCCTTCAGAAACAAGTTCACCCAGCCTCTCCATGCCGCGTTTTACGTGGTCAACAGCTGGATCAAAATCAACCCTTAA